The following nucleotide sequence is from Vitis vinifera cultivar Pinot Noir 40024 chromosome 14, ASM3070453v1.
AGAAAAACAGAATCTGGATTACTTGAAAGATTATAACCATAAAAATAGTAAAACTAATCATGTTATTCGTCGTAGAATCAGATTTAATTATACATGAAAAGAACAGTTCATTGGCAGAATTTTTGTTGATTTACTGTTAAAGAAGAGACTAAAACAAATTAGTAAACATACCAATAAGGGTGGCCTCCAAAGACAGAAGCAAGACAGTCTACTGACTTGCCTTTCCTGTCTGTCTGTGAGTGCAAGCATGTTAGTATGTCTCTGAGAAATTTAGTTAGAGATAAATATTATCAAGAACCAATACAAcatgagaataaaaattaattgaagtcATTTCTTTTGAAGAAGGCCCTTGTCACCAATAATCACCACAGGAGCATTCCCCATTGCTGAAGTGGTGGAATCGATTAGCATCTCTCACTATAATTTCTCTCTTAACTATCTTCGATATGTATTTGGTCACAGTGTGGCAGTCTCCACATACACGAAGATTCTTAGTGATTCTAATCAAGCTTCCAGCTGGTGTAGTTAAAAGTCCGAAGGCAATTGCCAGTCTTTCGCTGTGCCCCCACAGCATTCTCACTTTCATTTCCTCATCCACATCACGGAGCACACAACTGGTATCAGGCACATACCCAGAAGTCTCCACTGCTGATCTTAAACTCTCCAAGAAGTGGTAAATTTCTTCCCAATTTGGATGTGAATTGTCTCCAGCGAAAAAGGTATGGACCCAGTTTCCTGTTTCAACCAGGCTATACCCTGGTGTTTTCTTCAGCCCACGATTCCTCATTAGGCCTCGGATGTAGTCCACCTTGTCCCATCTCCTTGCTTCAGCATATATGTTTGATAACATGATGTAAATTCCTGGGTTCATGGCGTCTAAAGCAAGCAGCTTATCAGAAGTTTGTATCCCCAAATTGATGTTTTTGTGAGTTCGGCAGCCACTCAGCAATGCTTCGAGAACAGCAGTACCTGGTTGAAAAGGCATTTTTTCAATCAATGCCTGGGCTTCTTCGAAACGGCCTGCTCGGCTAAGAAGATCCACCAAGCAAGCATAGTGCTTCTCTATAGGTCTAATGTTATGGTCTCTCTCCATGCTATTGAACAGACTGATCCCTTGTTCAACTAGCCTCGAGTGACTACAAGCagataaaagagaaagaaaggtAGTTTGATTTGGCTTGAGCCCCTCCTCAATCATTTTATGATAGATGCCAACAGCTTGATACCCATGACCGTGCATACCATAACCTGTGATCATAGAATTCCATAAAACAACATCTTTAGAGATGGATCCATGGCTGAATATCCTCTCAGCTAAGTTTATCTTTCCACATTTAGCATACATATCTACCAGAGCTGTCATGTTCACTATATCAAAAGCAAAGCCCAACCGAAATAAATGACCATGGATACTTCTTCCTCTCTTCAGAGAGCCCAAGTGGGCGCAAGAATGAACTAAACTAACGAAAGTAACAGAATTGGCAGCAATCCCCTCTTCTTGCATCTGAGCGAATAGTCTAAGAGCATCCTCTGCGTGCCCATTTTGTGCTAACCCGACCAGCATAGCAGTCCATGTAATGACATTCCTGTCTTTCATCCTGTTGAAGACAAAAGTTGCCTGCTTGAGGGAACCACACTTAGAATACAAATCAACTATTGCGGTGGACAAGATGAGGTTGGATTCAAAACTCCTAATAGCGCAACCATGGAGGATCTTTCCAGTTGCCAAGCTTGCTGTTTGAGAGCAGCCCTGAAGGAGGCTAACTATGGTTGTCAAGTCAAAACCTCCACTGCTTCTTACCAATCTATGAAATAGGTCAAATGATTCCCCCACCAGACCATTTCGAACACACCCTGAGATCATGGCATTCCATGAAACCAAATTTCTAGTAGGCATCTTATAAAATACCCAACGAGCACTTTCGATGTCTCCCATTTTGCTGTACATATCAACAAATGAAGTAAGCACCAAAATGTCATTGCCCAGTCCTAATCCAAGCACATACCCATGCATACATTTCCCTAGTTTCAAATTCCCAATCCCTCCACAAGCTTGAATCAAGCTGGTCATTGTTATAGGACTTGGCTTAATTCCAGAACCATGCATCTCAAAGAACAGCTGAAAAGCCACATCAAAACAACCTGCCTGCACATAACCACCGATGATTGAATTCCAACAAACAACATCTTTATTGGGCATTCCATCAAATACCCTTTGTGCTTCACCAATTTTACCAAACTTCACCAAAAAACTAATCATTGAACTCCCCACGAACCGGTTCTTTTCCATCCCTTTTTCTACTGCACTACTAATAATCTCCATACCCATTTCATAATCCAATGAGCTCGCACACGCCTTGAGTGCAAATGTACATGAGCAACTATCAACTTCTAAATTGCGAGATC
It contains:
- the LOC100255557 gene encoding pentatricopeptide repeat-containing protein At3g12770-like, whose product is MPSPFHFIANKPFSTCNPLKDGQFNQLPTIIHNFLSLLRESSKNLIWVKSTHAQIITNSLSTDQFVATKLVKAYSDLRSLEAARYVFDQFFQPKGLLCNAMLCGYLQSGRYRETLELFGLMRSRNLEVDSCSCTFALKACASSLDYEMGMEIISSAVEKGMEKNRFVGSSMISFLVKFGKIGEAQRVFDGMPNKDVVCWNSIIGGYVQAGCFDVAFQLFFEMHGSGIKPSPITMTSLIQACGGIGNLKLGKCMHGYVLGLGLGNDILVLTSFVDMYSKMGDIESARWVFYKMPTRNLVSWNAMISGCVRNGLVGESFDLFHRLVRSSGGFDLTTIVSLLQGCSQTASLATGKILHGCAIRSFESNLILSTAIVDLYSKCGSLKQATFVFNRMKDRNVITWTAMLVGLAQNGHAEDALRLFAQMQEEGIAANSVTFVSLVHSCAHLGSLKRGRSIHGHLFRLGFAFDIVNMTALVDMYAKCGKINLAERIFSHGSISKDVVLWNSMITGYGMHGHGYQAVGIYHKMIEEGLKPNQTTFLSLLSACSHSRLVEQGISLFNSMERDHNIRPIEKHYACLVDLLSRAGRFEEAQALIEKMPFQPGTAVLEALLSGCRTHKNINLGIQTSDKLLALDAMNPGIYIMLSNIYAEARRWDKVDYIRGLMRNRGLKKTPGYSLVETGNWVHTFFAGDNSHPNWEEIYHFLESLRSAVETSGYVPDTSCVLRDVDEEMKVRMLWGHSERLAIAFGLLTTPAGSLIRITKNLRVCGDCHTVTKYISKIVKREIIVRDANRFHHFSNGECSCGDYW